ATGACTAGTCCATAATGTAAATGGTTATAGTTTTGATGAAACACCGATTAACACGAGGCGAGTCGATGGGGTTATTTCGtctatggggttcaacctctttcctTACTCGTATCAATGGCTCcggatctgcaaaacagtaaacactgTCAATCTCGTTAAGAGGGCGAGAAAGGGGATTTCACTCTTAACCAGGcttcggcgtgagaataagtactgttctgagagaaaataaacagtgtgtgtatagagtgaatATGGGGAGTAAAAGATCCTGAatctgaatgatgaagggtcctatttatagccggagggtaaAGGAGGGAGGGGCAACTATGCCAGCTGTgggtgcgcgccagctgtccgaccaaggggaatatcctcttggtctgctctgttgTGGCAGgcgtagtggtacacgtggcgctcTTGCATTTGCCCACGCTCGAAACCTTGTACTGACGACGTCAGTTCTGCTCCCTCATTTGTCGCAGGCCTACGTGGCGTCCTGCGGTTGGTGATACGCTTTGTCCTTTATGTCTGgtggagcatctttggtgccacctgcaggtcttccagaagtttctagaagcttctggattgctttGCTGATGTGGTTGCCAAGTGTGCTCagaaagtggtgtggtccctgccatgtaggcagggaattgggaccatacctcttcaagtttTATGGTAGTTAAATTTCTAGTTAGCATGAATATTGTTGTACAAAGTTACAAACCGATTGCAGAATCAATCACAATTCACAAACGTTCTCTTTGTCATTTCCTAATTTTAGTAAAAACGACTCGTTAACTCGTTTTCCACGCACATAGTGGTTTACTATAAAACAAAGGAAGAGGTGCTCGGTGAGAGTACCCCGCATTGTTATCTCACTTTTACTCTAAACTAACATAAAACCTTGTAATAGGTGGGAGCACCACCCTAAACAATGCACTTTTACTCTATTCTCTCACATACTCTCCAtgtctctctctatctctcttctACTTACACACCTCACTAAACGAGTTACTATCAGGGGTGTGCATGTGTCAGTTTGGTTCGATTTTTACCGTTAACCATAATCATAACTGCTAACTTCGATCATGGATTTTCTTAACCATAACCGCTAACTTCGATCATGGATTTTCTTAACCATAAATGCTAACTTTGATTATGGATTTTCTTAACCATAACCGAACTTCGGTTATGATGTTGGTTATGGTTCGATTTCGGTTATTAACCAGAAACTTTACCTAAACTAGCTTTTGGAATAAAGTTAAAAAATTATACGTTGATTGACCTACAAAATAAGAATGAAACCCACCATATTGGATTTAGCTTGGGCCTTTTTTATTAGACTAtactttttggttaaactaccaATATGGGATCCCTTTTATTAAAGTAATTTTGTACTCATTGTTATATAAAAGATTCATACGATCATGACACCTTAGTTCTTCATCAAGAGAAGGCCATCTACATCAAGAGAAGGCCATCTACATCAATATCATTTTATTACCAACATACTTTCATCTTAGTAAAAAACCTCTACATGGTTATTGTAAAACATAAACCCATTATATCGAATTATGATCTTAACATTACAAGTTCGGTACATTTTCGGTTATATCGGTTAACAAAAGCTTCATAATCTTAACCATAACCGATTGGCCGGTTAACTAAAGCTTCATAATCATAACCATTGGTTATGTTGGTTATCGGTTAAAATCGGTTCGATTATGTGGGTTATGGTTCGATTATTGATTATGTCGGTTAATTCGCTCACCCCTAACTGTTACTACCCGATTTGGGGTACCCAAATAAGTGTCGACTCACGGCATTGTATTCGATTTGGGTACCCTACCTAAAAACGCCCCTCCCTCTCTAATAATTAAGCCTCCTTTGACATATCTATTTATgctaataaatataatttttttttataaaaaccatGATTTGAAATTGAAGTGTAAATTTTATAAATGAGGAAAGTGGAAAGTGAGGTCTCAGTCAGGTATATCTAGCCTGACGCTATTGGTGTTTGTATGTTGGTAcagtaattttaaattttaaagtaAGAAAGAAAATGTACTTTTTTGACGTCAATATGCTACACGTGTCTCTCTATAAGAAGCGATCGTTTAGGGGGTCATATTAAGATACCGGCACGTGTACTTACTGACAAATAAAGTACCTGTTAAAAACACCGACAGTTTCCTGCCGCCCTCTAGTCTTCACCACACGTGAgaatatataaattttttttttggaaagaaAAATAACGTATCGactaaactgccattttggtccctttgttttggtcaattttgtcactttagtccaaaacttaaactttttgtatctgggtccctgtggtttcagttttattgccattttggtcaaaaaatgaaatcaggtcatatttgtcttataaaatcatgttattttgtcattttccgcagcggtaaaatgatcatttcttttttataaataaataccatattttataagacaaatatgacctgatttgcccctgaggaaaatgacaaaatttcaagattttataagacaattatgacctgatttcatttttggaccaaagtgcaataaaactgaaaccacatggactcagatgcaaaaagtttgagttttagactaaagtggcaaaagtaaccaaacctcagggaccaaaatggcagtttactctaacgTATCTAGCAATAAGCTCTTAGGGTGGAGGTTGTGGTTGGAGcgccctaggggctttatcatgcCACGTAAGATCCACGTCCCCTTTTAATTTTCATGGTGTAGATGAAGCCccttattaaacaaaattaaaaaaaaaagatttcatTGGATTCAAACTAGTAGGCCCCACCCGAACCTTTCAACTTTGACGTTACCATAGTGGCGAAGTAAggatgcccccccccccccctcttaaAATGAGTGTGTGGTGATGGAGCCTTGTAGGCGCTACACATGGATGAGGTGGAGGAATGGCACCctccacaccctccagccttaatATTATTTGAAAACATACTTTTTTAATAAGAAATTAAAATTGATGTATACCAATATTATATGCATAGATTGTTATGAGTGCACAAGTGAATTTGTTGGTGGTGAGGGTTAAACTTTGATATGTGAGTCATTATGAGAATTCAAAGGTTTTGAGTTTTAATCGTATATAATTGTGATTAATAAAAGTGATATGTATTGTTTCAGGTCATGAACATCAATGTCAAAAGTTGTGATTTATAaaggttttgagttttattatAGTCTTATGTTGCGTTATGAAATGAGTAAATTATAAAAATCGTCTTTATATATGCTACTTATTGCAAATTGTGTCATTTATCTTTACTAAATAcaaaaaaacgtactcgatgATTGCAAACCCTTGCACATTATGTCATTTAgtcctaactcagttagtttttatggttaaatatgACAAAATAGACCCCACATAGGGGTactttagtcattttaccttaaatattaaataaataatcatCTCCGACACCCACCTGCAACCACACCCCACATGCAACCACTAACACCACCATCCACCTGCCACCACACCACACCCCAcctacaaccaccaccacccacctgcCACCATGGTTGTGTTTTTAAACAAACAAGATCAGGTTGATGATGAGGAGTTGTCATAATTGGTTGAGTTAGAAGTAAGAGAATTGTTATCGTCTTATGAGTTTTTAGGTGACGATATTCTGATTATTTCGGGTTCTGCTTTGTTAGCTTTGGAAGCTTTGACTGAGAATCCAAAGATTGCAAAGGGGAAGAACAAATGGGTGGATAAGATTTATGATTTAATGGCTGTTGTTGATGACTACATTCCAATTCCACAAAGGCAGACTGAGTTGTCGTTCTTGTTATGATTTAAGCTACTAACCCCAAACAAACGACGGTCGATAGTTTGCAACAGATCTTCAACAACTTTCTCCGATCTGAAACAACTTTCTCTGATTTGTTGCAGATCCGAAAGTGAAGGGGTGCTTGTAGTGGTGATGGTTGTGCGGTGGTGGTGCTTGTAGTGGTGATGGttgggcggtggtggtggcggctggCTTGACGGTGGTGCTTCACCGGAGTAGAAGACCAGGTGTGGCAGATCGGTGGTGATAGTGGGAGTAGGtagtggtgcacaaaaaacccgaaCCCAGACCCGGAAAAAAAAAACAGGAACCGAGTATTATAAAAACCGGGTTTTctatacccgaacccgaacccgaccctacccATAGGGTAGGGACCGGGTATTCATATTTGATCTAAAACCAGAACCCGAAACCGGGTTTTTTATACCCGGtttatacccgaaacccggtttttataaatacccggaaccgggtttttttaTACCCGGTTATATAGCTACCTCTAGTTTTAAGTAGATACATCTTTGAAAATATTATTACACACACCTAATTATCAGGGGCGGATCCAGGTGTGTTTtgggggttcccaggaacccctTGGTttgaaaaaatggaaaaaaatagtGGAAACCttatatgatttggaaaaaaattaGTGAAAATCTACCAAAAGGAACCTGGTGGAAAAtattcctggatccgccactgctaATTATGGTTGGAGATTATTTAATGTTGTGGTTGGAGATTATTTACTACAGAATTGTTACTATACACAAAGTCTTTGAAGAATTATTTACTGCAGAATTGTTTCATCATCACAGTGAAGTTCTAATGGGTCCAAATTTGTTCTTATACTACCCTTGAAAAGTGTTAGTTCTGTTTAGTGACCGTGACCGGTGGTTAACGACATAATAAAACATTTACAACACAACATGTTATATTACATGCGTGGTGGTTTTGATAGAGAGATGATGACATTGATAGTTTCATTGATGGTGAAGGGTGAAGATTTTTTATAGGATCTGTTGATTTTTTTAACTCAAAAAAGTATTCAATTTCAGTTCACTTAGTTatccaaaaaaaacctaaaacatGTTATATcttaaatattattatttcaaGGAGTTTTTTTTAACCAAACAGGAGTACAGCACGATAATGACTTattgttcacccttgtgttgtgTGAAAAATAATCACGTTTTAGAAAAATCTCATTCAACGGAATACTATCCTTCAAATGCCAAAAAGTCGTGTGTCCAAAATAGTACTCTTAACAAATTTCAAATCATGTGGACCATAGTATGGGCCACTAGGAACTTGGAGGATAGCAATTTGGCGCCCATTTTTAAGGCCCAATAATTGTTGGTTAAGATCTAGGAGAGTAGGAAGCTTATTGTTGGTTAAGATCTAGGAGAGTAGGAGGCTTAAATAGGCTGTTTATACATACCTCGCAACGATCATTTGATCAGTATCGGTCCAGTTATTATGGTATGGTATTGGTACACTGTTTTTAGTCGATATCGATTTGATTTGTTACCGTACCGACACTTGGAAGCTCAACTCGCACGTGTTTTACGTCGATCAAAACCATAAAATCGAATCCTGTTACCGAGACCGATGTTCAAACATTAGCGGTTTGGTTCGTCAcagtaaaaaagaaaaaatcaaaTATATTTGACATGTTCGATTTTGAACAAAACTTTATTAACCAAACAATGCTTTATTTAGTTGTTTAAATAtactttaaataaaaaaaaaaactaacaattTTTCACTCCAAACATGAAAATTTTCATATAGGTGAAGAAAGAGACAAGAAGAGGATCGTGATGATTTTGCTCGCAAGATATATATGTTAAATAGATTTAATTTTCTTTTACAGAGTTTGCTACTTTATATGAGATATTCAACCTACTTTGTTTCTATAGGGTATATAACCAAATATAAATGCACGATTATGTATTTAGGTTTCAAATACTTTTATTAACTGAGTGATTTTAATAGATCAATAACTCCTTTTGTGTCACCCTTAGAAAGATAAATATACATTTTATGTATTCCAGTCTTAAGATATAGCTATTTCTAATAGAAAATGTTAAATGCTACCAAGAATAGTGTAAGAAACACAATCATAGTACTTGTCCATTCAGGAATAAAAGTCTCTAATATGCACAAAGATGGAATATTATCCAGTCTACTACCAACTAAATCACGCTCCAACTATGGACTCTGTTCGGTCTTGCACCGATAAACGCTCAGACACATCAGCCAATGACTTAAGGTTGCACTTAATGAGGGCCTCCACAAAGTAGCATGTCTCATCTTTCGTGTTACCATCCGGCACATCTACAACAAACGATTCAATCACCAAAGTACCTGGCCTCCCGTCTAAAATCTCCGGATGAAGCGTGATAATCGACGAGTAGTTCTGTTCATATCAAGATCAAAGAGATGCCAGCAGTTTAATACTTTTATGTTTTATACCAACATATGCTCACTAGATATAAAAGTGTGCGTGCGCGTGTGAGTGTGTTTTAGGGCAAGAGACATACCCGCAGCCTGTGGTCACCACCTACGATTTTTATGCCCAATATATGTTCTTCTTCGTCAAGAAGCTCTAACCGCTCCATACTTGTGGTAGCGGGAAGCCCAGATCGAACACACACTTCTCTCACGCTCCCGATTTCAAGGTCACCTTGCACATTACACCCACTGACAAAGGGTTTGTACTTTTGTGGTTGATCAAACCTCCTTACTAAAGACCATACCTTAAGAAACAAGTAAAGcattcataataatattaatttatGGATCAATAATCACCATATTGGaagttttcttttaaaacttgcTTTGTATCCAGTGGCAGATTTAAGAATTTTTTTCACTGGATTCCTTTTAGTAGATTCTcactaattctcactatttttttccaTATCATACGAGGTTCTCactaatttttctcatttttatctAAACCGAATGGATTCCTAGGAACCCACAAAAATGACTTAGATCCGCCCCTGTTTGTATCAGCCTATCATGTTCATTTATATCATCTATTCATCTATCCATACAAGATTACATATTAAGTCTGTCTCATATGCACATCATAATTTTTGTCCTGTTTGTACTACCTAGGGTTCCTAAATGATTTTGGCATATTCTGGCCATTTCTACTACCATGAATTAAGAGCCAGAAGTTAAAAAATGCATTAATAATTGGACAATACATGAAGTGACCAATACAATTTGGTTATGTCACACCTACTTTTGTCCAATGAATTTCTGTAACCTAATTAGATCTGCTTCAAAATAACATGTTTAACATTGCTAaaaccaatatatatataatcatagAAGCAAAAATAGTAAAATATTCATCAAATCAAATAGATGTACAGAAATAGAAGCACATGATTAATTGATTATCACATTTAATAGCATTATATTATGTTCATACTAAACATAACTTTGCCTATTGTTAGGGTTTCTGCAGATTATTATACAAAGAATAAAGCGATCGATGCATCATGCATCTTAACAGCATAAACGCTAATCGAATCCACGCACAACTAACAAGTTACCTTCCAATTAATTGTTCTATGTTATCACTAATCAACTAGATATTTACGAACCAAAAGTACTCGATCGAAATACTTCGTTCAACCTTAACTCCCAAAGCATGCATTCATATTACTAAAAACAACAGAAAACTCTAGCACAGATCTGCAAGTAATAACTGATGAAATTGAATGATTCAAACGAAGATTTTCACTTATTGAATTCACACACAACTAACAAGTTACCTACCAATTAACTATATTGTAATTGATAGGAATACTTCAATAAACCTAAAACGTGCATTCATGTAACTAAAAACTATAAAAAACTAATCTCAGATCCGCGAAGCAATAACAGACGAAACTGAACAATTCAAACGAAGATTTATGTAAGTAATCTAACGAAATGCTTCATTTAACCTTATGCACGCATTGATATTACCAATAAGCTACAAAAACTCTATCTCAGATCCGCGAAGCAATAACTGACGAAATTAAACTATTCAAGCGAAGATTTATATAGAAACTGATGAAATTAAACGATATAAGTGAAGATTTATATAGATTTGAGATCTTACAAGGTGTACAGGCGCTTTAATGTGTTTAACAAGAGATGAACTGCACTGATTGTCTCTAACCTCATGCTTATGGTGTTTTCTAATGTAACTGTTCTCCGACGAATCTGTTGCGTCGTCGTCTCCGGTGAGCGCCATCGGTGATTATTATGAGTAACTGCAACGGCGAACTGTGACCGGAATTTGATCGGTGCGGTTAATAAAGGCACAAAGTCGGTTGAGAGTTTCGAGAAGGAATAATCAGGTGACCAATTGGGGGTTTCTTGAGCGTTAACTGCTTTTTGGTTCTTCTCATCCACATCTTGTTTCTTCACCGGTTTCATGTGATGTTAAAATAGTCAAAGTTTCTGTTTGATCCCTAGACTATTCGGAAATGTATTTTTAGTCCTTATCTCTGGCATCACACAAAGATGCTTATGGGCTTATGGCACTTATGCTAATACATATAATGGGAGAAAAAAGGAAATCATAATTGTATGGTTTTACTTTGTTAATGAGATATGCTCTTTATGATGTTTGGAGTCGCAAATTGATTGATTTTGTTCACTTGTTTCGAAAACAAACAAGCCTAATATAAGTCAACTTGTAGCATAATGCTATTGGTAGGGTTTGAGGAAGATGAGATGGAGACAAACCTTATACTTACTTCTAGGGATAGTGAAGCTACTCCTAACTAGACCCCGACTTTAAATTGACTACAAATTGTCATGGTTAGAAATGTAAGAACCCCTTTTCGAATTCCATGAGAGATATCATATGTTAGTCCATCCCATGAAATCTTTCACTATAACATATGATAATGTACGATAATCCTTCAAGGTAGTCTTCAGATCATGGCATTATAGTCGAGTGGAGATGATATGATAGGGTAGTTTCGCTGGTGGCATGACGATACCCCAGTTGTCTGTCAGTGATTTCAATTTGTCTTTCAAAAAAAGTCTTTAAACTCTTCAAAATGACCCCATTCATAATATTAGTTATTTATGGGTTCAACTCTACATGCTTGTTTATCTTCAAATTCATTACCAAATGTTCATTTTTACAAGTTGATAGTTCATATAATTAAGGTTTTTTCATGGGTTGATTTAGATCCTTAGTCATTTAGTAGTTTTGACTAATGTAGCATCTTATTATTGTGTTGTACATGTACATGAGTTTGTTTGTGTATATATACGACGGTTAATACAATTGAATATTTGATTTACGAAAAAATACATGTATACGATATTCACGTAGTAAAATGAATTACAAGGTTTGTTTAGTAAATATCAACTGAAAGTACATCAATAAATACTAAATTACACCTCATGTCACAGGATTTGAACCTTTGTATTTTCTTCAAAAGGCAAGAGTCTCTACCACCCAGCTATAGCGGGAATCGCAACCTATATACTTTTGTTTTTATTAGTATTTAAAAATTCTCAAAATAGTTATCATTATTTTTATTTAGAATAAGGAAGTGAGGACTTTTGTTTTTATTAGTATTTAAAAAGTCTCAAAATAGTTATCACTATTTTTATTTAGAATAAGGAAGTCGGgacttttgtttttatttttatttttaattttttttatttttttttaagcaATTTCATTCCAAAAGTCTCAAAATAGTTATTACTGTTAATTAAAAGATATTCAATTAAGGTTTACTATAAATTTTTAATGTCTCATTTCTAAAAACTAGTTCCAAGTGGTTTCTTATTTCggactttatttttaaaatagaAGTTTCCTGTTTCCACTTCTCACTTAACGTACTCAAAACCGATAATATAAATAAGTTTAGAGAGCAAACCAGAGCGTACAGTCAAGTAGATATAAGCTTAAAACTTAAGAATAACACTAACATGAGCATGGTTTTGGAACAAGGTTTCCAAGTCTGAGTACTCTCTGAGTAATCGCTCCAAAGTAGGCTGCCGAGACaactttcttcaactccgcctaattactcggcaTCGATCATACTTAGTCAACCTCGGCCAgaatcggatctagtaggtcaactcagGCCGAATttgacttaaaaaaaataaaacataatatctaTGTCTATCGTATTAAAGAATAAATA
The Helianthus annuus cultivar XRQ/B chromosome 6, HanXRQr2.0-SUNRISE, whole genome shotgun sequence genome window above contains:
- the LOC110864467 gene encoding abscisic acid receptor PYL8, with protein sequence MALTGDDDATDSSENSYIRKHHKHEVRDNQCSSSLVKHIKAPVHLVWSLVRRFDQPQKYKPFVSGCNVQGDLEIGSVREVCVRSGLPATTSMERLELLDEEEHILGIKIVGGDHRLRNYSSIITLHPEILDGRPGTLVIESFVVDVPDGNTKDETCYFVEALIKCNLKSLADVSERLSVQDRTESIVGA